A genomic stretch from Edaphobacter aggregans includes:
- a CDS encoding DUF5666 domain-containing protein — translation MSHQNYGIRSLIAFVSVPLAAMLVAGCSGSNTASTTTTTTNAVTGNAFVIGTDAPVAGVISFTTQIQSVNAIDSSGNSVSLVSGTPTVDFARYNGLQTLLDLNAVPVGTYNSVQITLGTTTIGYLNTQAGAAPTVQTEPATLSTSTIKVTLPTPLIVSQTGPVGLRVDFDLYKSIQVDSTGQITGNVTPTFNVTAVAPSDSGGHIDDFDAAVVSVNASGQSFVIQGPHGRQFTVQVNGQTEFDNSESLSDLTTSSIVEVSGTIATADSTITADEVAILSQDGFHAGGQVTYVQPPSGTATSFDLYVRDLLPTTTGLSLGQIATVNLTGNEKYFIYWMHNPLTQFLFNSKALLPGQHVSIGGPASGATNAQAVTAKRVVLRNWGFNGTVVAGSMNSGNDTFQMNINGFAGLLVPGPVTVYLGTATDFRDGLTSMTSLTAGSNIRVVGLLVKDPLSGNSVLLARHVDQLN, via the coding sequence ATGTCTCATCAAAATTATGGCATCAGGTCTTTGATCGCGTTTGTATCTGTGCCGCTTGCAGCGATGCTGGTAGCGGGTTGCTCGGGCTCCAACACTGCCAGCACCACGACAACTACGACGAACGCGGTCACCGGCAATGCGTTCGTGATTGGCACCGATGCACCTGTCGCGGGTGTTATCTCATTTACGACCCAGATACAGAGCGTGAATGCGATTGACTCGAGTGGAAACAGCGTGTCTCTTGTCAGCGGCACACCGACGGTGGACTTTGCGCGCTACAACGGCCTTCAGACGCTGCTCGATCTGAACGCGGTACCGGTAGGCACTTACAACAGCGTGCAGATCACGCTTGGCACCACGACAATCGGCTATCTGAACACGCAGGCTGGAGCGGCGCCTACCGTTCAGACAGAACCGGCCACGTTGTCGACGAGTACGATCAAAGTGACTCTGCCGACACCGCTTATTGTGAGCCAGACTGGACCAGTTGGCCTGCGAGTCGACTTCGATTTGTATAAGTCGATTCAGGTAGATAGCACCGGCCAGATCACCGGCAATGTCACACCGACTTTCAATGTCACCGCCGTCGCACCGAGCGACTCTGGCGGACATATCGACGACTTCGATGCGGCGGTCGTCAGCGTCAATGCCTCGGGACAATCCTTCGTCATTCAGGGACCGCACGGACGCCAGTTCACGGTCCAGGTGAATGGACAGACTGAGTTCGACAACAGCGAAAGCCTGAGCGATCTGACCACGAGCAGCATCGTGGAAGTCTCGGGCACGATTGCAACCGCTGACTCGACGATCACCGCCGATGAGGTGGCGATTCTCTCGCAGGATGGTTTCCATGCGGGCGGACAAGTGACATACGTGCAGCCACCGTCGGGCACTGCCACCAGCTTCGATTTATATGTGCGTGATTTGTTGCCGACGACGACAGGGCTTTCGCTCGGACAGATTGCCACGGTCAATCTCACCGGGAACGAGAAATACTTTATCTACTGGATGCATAATCCGCTGACGCAATTCCTGTTCAACTCCAAGGCACTCTTGCCGGGACAGCATGTCTCGATTGGTGGCCCAGCAAGTGGAGCAACAAATGCCCAGGCAGTTACGGCGAAGCGAGTTGTGCTGCGCAACTGGGGATTCAATGGAACAGTCGTCGCCGGCAGTATGAATAGTGGCAACGATACGTTCCAGATGAATATCAACGGATTTGCCGGCCTGCTCGTGCCGGGACCGGTGACGGTCTACCTCGGCACCGCTACCGACTTCCGTGATGGACTTACCAGTATGACTAGCCTGACGGCGGGATCCAACATCCGTGTGGTCGGCTTGCTGGTCAAAGATCCTCTATCGGGCAATTCTGTATTGCTGGCCCGGCACGTCGATCAGCTGAACTAA
- a CDS encoding VOC family protein, which translates to MHQQRLVFQRIASAITQAAAALCLVFSLPTTSLNAQSQVPPLAGIAHVAIRVHDLAAARDFYAKLGFQEAFNLAKGGVVYESFIKINDHQFIELYPVTAKDPKAGFLHLCFEGDDLNAIHDDYASRGLTPTPVRKAGAGNLLFTMVGPEHQNIEYTQYMPGSLHYNDRGKHLDEDRIADRMVSVSLAMQDTAAARDFYINQLAFKSIAGDPMFLHLPGDSGQEVEIAQAVLGSRAKMILETKSLTKAAHLLHKQQITDTKIKNDLAVTDPDGNIILIEARW; encoded by the coding sequence ATGCACCAGCAGCGTCTCGTCTTCCAGCGCATCGCAAGCGCAATCACCCAAGCCGCGGCTGCACTCTGTTTGGTCTTCTCCCTGCCGACGACGTCCCTTAACGCTCAGTCTCAGGTTCCACCTCTCGCCGGCATTGCCCACGTGGCTATCCGCGTCCATGACCTTGCGGCCGCGCGAGACTTCTACGCCAAACTCGGTTTTCAGGAAGCCTTCAACCTAGCGAAAGGCGGCGTCGTCTACGAGTCCTTCATCAAGATCAATGACCACCAGTTCATCGAGCTCTACCCCGTCACCGCCAAGGATCCGAAGGCAGGATTCCTCCACCTCTGCTTCGAAGGCGACGACCTCAACGCCATCCACGACGACTACGCCAGCCGTGGTCTCACTCCCACCCCAGTTCGCAAAGCCGGGGCCGGGAACCTCCTCTTCACCATGGTCGGCCCTGAGCATCAGAACATCGAGTACACCCAGTACATGCCGGGTTCCCTCCACTACAACGACCGGGGCAAGCACCTCGACGAAGACCGCATCGCCGACCGTATGGTCTCCGTCTCCCTCGCCATGCAGGACACCGCCGCTGCTCGCGACTTCTACATCAACCAGCTCGCCTTCAAGTCCATCGCAGGCGACCCCATGTTCCTCCACCTTCCCGGAGACTCCGGTCAGGAGGTCGAGATCGCCCAAGCTGTTCTCGGCTCTCGCGCCAAAATGATCCTCGAAACCAAAAGCCTCACGAAGGCCGCACACCTCCTTCACAAGCAGCAGATCACGGATACCAAGATAAAGAACGACCTGGCAGTCACCGACCCTGACGGCAACATCATCCTCATCGAAGCCCGCTGGTAA